The Anopheles coluzzii chromosome 2, AcolN3, whole genome shotgun sequence genome window below encodes:
- the LOC120952437 gene encoding general odorant-binding protein 83a-like produces MKLVTFVFAALLCCSMTLGDTTPRRDAEYPPPELLEALKPLHDICLGKTGVTEEAIKKFSDEEIHEDEKLKCYMNCLFHEAKVVDDNGDVHLEKLHDSLPSSMHDIAMHMGKRCLYPEGETLCDKAFWLHKCWKQSDPKHYFLV; encoded by the exons ATGAAGCTAGTGACCTTCGTGTTTGCTGCCTTGTTGTGCTGCTCCATGACATTGGGCGACACTACACCCCGCCGGGATGCAGAATATCCACCGCCCGAGTTGCTGGAGGCACTGAAACCACTGCACGATATTTGCCTCGGAAAGACGGGTGTTACTGAGG AAGCGATCAAGAAGTTCAGCGACGAGGAGATCCACGAGGACGAAAAGCTCAAATGCTACATGAACTGTCTCTTCCACGAGGCCAAGGTGGTGGACGACAATGGGGACGTGCATCTGGAGAAGCTGCACGATTCGCTCCCGAGCTCGATGCACGACATCGCGATGCACATGGGCAAGCGGTGCCTCTATCCCGAGGGTGAAACACTCTGCGACAAGGCGTTCTGGCTGCACAAGTGCTGGAAGCAGTCCGATCCGAAG CACTATTTCttagtgtaa